The following is a genomic window from Amaranthus tricolor cultivar Red isolate AtriRed21 chromosome 10, ASM2621246v1, whole genome shotgun sequence.
TAATATTCACGATCaccctttttttttatgaagtcctctattttgtttaaaattgagGAGAATGAAAAATAGCTACATAAATCATAATCAAGCAAtatcattttaataaaaaaatgttgcTAATAATATTTTGTCgcaaaataacaatattttgaCTAAGGGACGAATTAATAAtattcacaattttttttaagacgGTCTTATTGTAAGACGCTCCTAATGTATTGGTTGAATAGTTCAACTAATACCATTATCAGTATATACgctctttatttttaaattgtctCACTGAAAAACGATctcaaataatttaataatatttcaaCTAAGCGACCAACTAACACCGATTTCAAACTGCCGGTCATAATATTTCGTTACTAAGTGGACGCCCTTTAGCGACTAAAAAAATTCACCACCGGTTGCAATTTGTGAGTTGTGACGACAGTAGCTAACTATGaatttgtaaaatttaatatcaattttttattggaCCTGGcattatttttagggtttatgtccAATTTTTTGAGATCCTACGAATTTGTGTCTATATttgaatcaaaaaataaatgcgTCTGCGTTTAGGTTTACGTCTTCAAACTCAGATTCAGTCCATACCATTTTTCTGAACCCTTTATGATCCATATTCTCTAGACTTGTCCCATACCTatcaattcaaaattaattttaaattcattctaAATTATTTCTATATTTATGTGGACTTAATTTAGACTTATATACAACTCATAGACTCATTTTAGCattaataaaacatttaaaatgtaaaaaggtttaagtatgaataattaaattaagaccCATTCAGGACCCTAGGGATGGGCATGGTCGGATCTAGGTCGGGTCCAGCTAGACTCGAATCCAAAccctatttttattaaattcagATACATAGggtctaaaaaatttaaactcaTACCCAAACTCTTAGGGTTTAGGGTCTGAATATGGgatccaaaataatattttgtcttttctgaattttttaaaaaatatattatgcaaTTTTTGTTCGttcgtataaaattatttaaacatttttaacttaaaatgatcttctaatactttataTTAATTGAGCGATCAAATATATGAAACTTTTCGACATTCAAGTTCTTAAAACGAAATATTCATCAAGTCTTTCGATTTTTAAAGTATACAAAGACTAcatttcaaattacatgaaCCGACAAAATTCCAAATAACATAATGTTCCAAAATATAATAAGTTCCAAATCAAACAATATAATTCAATACACATAATAGCTGAATTTGGACTCGAACCCTAAAGTCATGTACGCAGATTCGACTCGAACCCATAGGGTCAAAAAATAGGTGAATCTAGACCTTTAAATTGAAATCGAATCGTGTCTAAATCCTTAAGGTCCAAGACAAATACCCATCTTTACTCTAAACCATCAAATTCGATGGATCTAAATCCCGATCCAAATTTTTTCGGACCCTGAAGGTCCAAATCCTGAGTATGAATCCACTAGAAATTAGTGGATCCGAGTATGAATCCGCTATTCCTAGTCATCATGACCACAAATATATGCATACACCAATACAATGATTTATTATAACTAGTTGATGGGAAAAGAGTAATGAGAGGGCCTAATGGCTCTCCAAGAGAGCGTCGTTGACGTAacttcaataaataatataatcaaattgaaacacCCAAAAGTAATCCTCTATAATCAAATATTTTCTTAATGGcgataaatattatattttctgtGAGATAATTAGAAAaatcttttaatatttattctttCGTCCTAATCCTCCCCTTAACCTATccgataattaaaaaaacactaaaaaaacaataaaaaatataaacaaatagaAACAACCTAAAGCAATCCTTTGATAATTGGATTTTATTTCAACAGCGACAAGTattatatttttagaaaaataacaaaaaaatattttcatcaCTCCCCTAACCtgcctaaaattaaaaaaataaaaataaaataaaaaacactaaaaaaaacaaaaaaaaaacaataaaatcctCTTAATCTTATAGATATCAAAGTCCTCTTGcaatcatctcatcaacatttTCAATGGATTCAAGTCTTTGAAGAAGCAATTGATGCTTAAAATTCTTAATAAATTTCTCGGCACTTTCATTTATATCCTCAGATTTTTTTGTCTCCAACAAATTATTATCAAACCCAATAATCTTCTCTTTTTTCTccatttgatttaatttattagtaGCAGTTTTTATGAGCGGAATATACTGACGATAATTTAACTTGTTAGTAGCAATAGTTGTTTCTGCTAATCTGCGAAGGCATTCTCTTTCATCATCATCTATTGTAACTCTCTTCTCATAATTCTGCTTTCTCTTCATCATTCTTCCATTTTGATCTCTTTCTTCTAATTTTTGAAGActttcttgttcatcttcatcaataATTACTCTTCTAGAATTAATTATCTTATAATTTTTCTCCATTTtctatatttaaaaaatgatttttgttGGGTACAAAGTAGATggagaaaatttttatttagagaaaaacgaatttaaaattttattaagaaaagtgatatATATGCCAATAGAAagacttttgattttttgaatatatatGGAAATGAAAGATAATCTGTATGTATTGGGTTGATGACTATGACTTTAGAGAATTTAAAGGTTGTGAAAAGAGGTATGGAAATATAGTTATGGGttgataaaaatgaattaaatggaaGGTATTTATAGGagatttttatgatttatttaaGGATAAAGATTATTGGAAAATATGGTCTACTATGGGGGATTATGAGTCAATTGCGTGTTTATACTACTTTTTCATTGTagattgtgttgaattttttaatttgtatgtaTAGGgggattatattattttaatggttTATGGTTAAAGTTGTCcaaattgtaaaaaaataaaagcataATACCAAGATTTTAGTATGGTCAAGAATTAAAATCAAttctatttgaaatattttatctcaaatttattttaatatttgaatatcatcatcatcgtattcagtgtatcccgcttatagaaaactatggtcagggtctggggagggaagaaagacgataactcatacccatagaggagagtgcggtcaaagagttcctcggctcgagaaaggtcttcatAGAGAGAAACCTgtaacttacaaatagaataaatagaatacacacaaataactaaaaataaagataaaagtaaagaaggagatAAAGGGCGATAACtaaaggcaatgaacaataacaaacgatggGTAAAAGAGATgagtttagtaatctaagacgtggataatGCGCTGCCAACTGCCCCTATGTAACACCCTCAAAATAgttcgaacttttgaaaacacttttaatgaaaaacatgagccaaaacctactcatgggagtgttaccgccacatctatttctaataaaataaatgtaaggcttaacgactaagaaataacttaataactttaaatccaacaaagggtcgtACAACATAAGAtaagactgaaacgcaatctatgtccatataaaatttaaacaacttgaggtaaaatttaaactgaaatatgactctaataaaagctatgtttctaggtgattctcactccacgattcctacgcaatcaataacctacaacataagaatgcaagaaaaacaagagaaaaactctcaaaattaggaaattgagtaattccaactccattccataaaacgattaagtttgaaaatgatttaagaaaattaaatataatcaaattgaaaataattatagaaaataatatatagctgagtttttaaaaaaaaaaagtttgtgaaaacaatatatataatatcacataaaccaatttattaatttgatatttaataatgacaaacacataatcaatttttaatttgagggaacgagaacgccagtaggccgaggctttacccctatacctacttcatcaagaggtcgtcaatccaaataattcaaggccagcagagtagtctcaggaaaaccctagtgtgcacaccccttctacttggatcacaacaaatagaaggaagaccaaacatcgtatcaagtatcagaaataataatacctgtcggcagctatactaaccaaacaggacaacctgttcatcactcTTATACTTGgattacaacaaatataaggGCTTCATTttcctcgtgttacactttacgtgatttaatatattttaataattagtcgcgtgcacaaaaacatataatcaaacatacattatacattttattttatgatcataggttttcccaagaaaaatatatctcaagaatattcaattgcaata
Proteins encoded in this region:
- the LOC130825582 gene encoding uncharacterized protein LOC130825582 translates to MEKNYKIINSRRVIIDEDEQESLQKLEERDQNGRMMKRKQNYEKRVTIDDDERECLRRLAETTIATNKLNYRQYIPLIKTATNKLNQMEKKEKIIGFDNNLLETKKSEDINESAEKFIKNFKHQLLLQRLESIENVDEMIARGL